A single region of the Hyphomonas adhaerens MHS-3 genome encodes:
- a CDS encoding Lrp/AsnC family transcriptional regulator: protein MDAIDARIIRALQRDGRLTNLELAEEVGLSPSPCLRRVRNLEAAGVIQGYTALVDQKACGYPITCLVRIRLANHSQENVQAFEKKIAETEAILDCYLMTGGADYELRIVARSLDDYEQLVRHTIQKLPGIASIETSFAYGVVKKSRILPVRVEKGA, encoded by the coding sequence ATGGATGCCATAGATGCCAGGATTATCCGCGCCCTGCAGCGCGATGGACGCCTCACCAACCTCGAACTGGCCGAGGAAGTGGGGCTCTCGCCCTCACCCTGCCTACGCCGCGTGCGCAACCTTGAGGCCGCCGGCGTGATCCAGGGCTACACCGCCCTCGTCGACCAGAAAGCTTGCGGTTATCCCATCACCTGCCTCGTCCGCATCCGGCTCGCCAACCATTCGCAGGAAAACGTGCAGGCCTTTGAGAAGAAAATCGCGGAAACCGAAGCGATTCTCGATTGTTACCTGATGACCGGCGGCGCCGATTACGAGCTGCGAATCGTCGCCCGCAGCCTCGACGATTACGAACAGCTCGTGCGCCACACGATCCAGAAATTGCCGGGAATCGCCTCCATCGAGACCAGTTTTGCCTACGGGGTTGTGAAGAAGTCCCGCATCCTGCCGGTTCGTGTGGAAAAGGGTGCATAG